Proteins found in one Planococcus citri chromosome 2, ihPlaCitr1.1, whole genome shotgun sequence genomic segment:
- the LOC135836498 gene encoding zinc finger protein 830: MNAQKRKISQNDLRLLMMEKKRKLSEMKKKIDSPLAKYLSDGTLMCIICNSPVKNETLWPVHINAKQHRDNIAKKRAAQKETQQPVAVSNVSAKVISKEPIPVTTPVEPMKVKGILKNKQTEYVNQTPSYSSSFQNTSSNDTSCQMEVDVEPDSGPANEIPEGFFDDPIQDAKARNIDYKDPIEEEWERFKKEIQEENAVSEQIAEEDQDQALVDREIEIIDENMYNWSRVRELEVQLEKVQQEKSARKNVVNQSTKDDSDHDSSYGSEEEFDEYIDWRSKRSFK, encoded by the exons ATGAATGCGCAGAAAAGGAAAATATCTCAGAATGATTTACGCCTTCTCATGATGGAGAAAAAACGTAAactttcagaaatgaaaaagaagatCGACTCACCGCTAGCAAA GTATTTGAGCGATGGTACTCTTATGTGTATCATTTGCAACTCTCCAGTGAAGAATGAAACTCTTTGGCCCGTACATATCAACGCGAAACAACACAGAGACAATATTGCTAAGAAGAGAGCAGCTCAAAAGGAAACTCAACAACCGGTGGCTGTATCCAACGTCAGTGCTAAAGTTATCTCAAAAGAACCGATTCCCGTTACCACGCCCGTGGAGCCGATGAAAGTTAAAG gtattctgaaaaataaacagACCGAATATGTTAACCAAACACCTTCATATTCAAGTTCTTTCCAAAACACGTCGAGTAATGATACTAGCTGCCAAATGGAAGTTGACGTTGAACCGGATAGTGGACCAGCGAATGAAATACCAGAAGGATTTTTCGATGATCCGATTCAAGATGCCAAA GCTAGAAATATTGATTACAAAGATCCCATCGAAGAAGAATGGGaaagatttaaaaaagaaatccaaGAAGAAAACGCTGTTTCCGAACAAATCGCTGAAGAGGATCAAGATCAAGCGTTGGTAGatcgagaaattgaaattatcgacGAAAATATGTATAACTGGTCAAG AGTTCGCGAACTCGAAGTACAACTTGAGAAAGTACAACAGGAGAAATCAGCTAGGAAAAATGTTGTTAATCAGTCGACGAAAGATGATAGTGACCATGATTCATCGTATGGTAGTGAAGAGGAATTCGACGAGTATATCGATTGGAGATCGAAACGATCTTTCAAGTAA
- the Srp19 gene encoding signal recognition particle 19 kDa protein, protein MSVATRKHSEPGRWICIYPAYINSKKTIAEGRRIAKEKSVENPTIPEIMEVLSTSGLKALPENKQYSRERSREFTVRGRVRVQIKNDDGTPCNPEFPSRESVMMYISINIPKLKSRTTNKPVEHNRETSKKKGKGRK, encoded by the exons ATGAGTGTAGCCACTAGAAAACACAGCGAGCCCGGAAG GTGGATTTGCATTTATCCGGCGTATATCAATAGTAAAAAAACCATAGCCGAAGGACGTCGCATAGCTAAAGAAAAATCCGTCGAAAATCCCACTATTCCTGAGATTATGGAGGTGTTGAGCACATCCGGACTGAAAGCTTTACCTGAAAACAAACAGTATTCTCGTGAACGTAGTAGAGAGTTCACTGTTCGAGGAAGAGTTAGagtacaaattaaaaatgacgATGGCACGCCATGTAATCCGGAATTTCCTTCGA GAGAAAGCGTAATGATGTACATCAGCATAAATATTCCCAAGCTAAAATCACGCACCACTAATAAACCAGTTGAACATAATCGCGAAACATCTAAGAAGAAGGGTAAAGgtagaaaatag